The segment AAGACGCTCTCCGCCAAGACCGGCATCAGCGAGCAGCAATTGCTGGAATGGGCCAACGTCTCCGACTACATGCGCATTCCCGGCATGGGCCGGGCCAAGGTCGGCCTGGTCCGCGCCGCCGGCGTGACCACCGTGCGCGAGCTCGCCTATCGAAATCCGGCGAGGCTGGCACAGAGCATGCGCGAGGCCAACGAGCGCAAGAAGCTCGTCCGCATCCTGCCTTCCGAGAAGTCGGTCGGCGACATCATCGCCAAGGCCAGGAAGCTGCCGCCGAAGATCACGTATTAGGAGACGCACTCTCGGTGTCGTCCCGGCGAAGGCCGGGACCCATAACCACAGGGAGTGGTTTGCCGAGGATCATCATTCGGTACTCCGACTTTCTGCGACCGATAGATTCCGCGGTATGGGTCCCGGCCTTCGCCGGGACGACGTTGGAGAGGCATTGGTGCAACTGCCCAACATCGTCATTGTCGCAATGCCCATCCCGTCTTGACTCCCCCTCCCCGACCGCGCAATGCCAAGCGCATGAATGGCTCGCCCTCTCCATCCGTCCCGCCGGCCGGCTCGGCCGGGCCGGACCTGCTGCGGACATTGCTGGAACGGCCGCTTCCGGCGGTGATGGGGGTGCTCAACGTCACCCCGGACTCCTTCTCGGACGGCGGCGCGTTCATCGCGCCGGACCAGGCACTGGTGCACGCGCGGGCGATGATTGCTGATGGCGTCGACATCATCGATATCGGTGCGGAATCGACCCGGCCCTACAAGGGCGCCAGGCCGGTCACCGCCGACGACGAGCTCGCGCGGCTGAAGCCGGTGCTGGCAGGCGTCGTCGCGCTCGGCGTGCCCGTGTCGATCGACAGCATGAAGGCCGAGGTCGTGGCCTTTGCGCTCGACCAGGGCGTGGCCATTGCCAACGACGTCTGGGGCCTGCAACGCGATGCCGCGATGGCGCCGCTGGTCGCGGCGAGAGGCGTGCCCGTCATCGTCATGCACAACCGCGACGGCGTCGATCCCGCCATCGACATCATCGCGGACATGAAGGCGTTCTTTCAGCGCTCGCTCGAGATCGCCGCAAAGGCCGGCATCGCACGCGATAAAATCGTGCTCGATCCCGGCATCGGCTTCGGCAAGACCGCCGAACAGAGCATGACCGCGCTGGCGCGACTGCGCGAGCTCGACATGTTCGGCCTGCCAATCCTCGTTGGCGCCTCGCGAAAACGCTTCATCGCCTCGGTGTCGCCGTCGGAGCCGAAAGAACGGCTGGCCGGCTCGCTCGCCGCGCATTTGATCGCCGTGCAGCACGGCGCAAAGATCATCCGGACCCATGACGTCGCCGAGACCTTGCAGGCCCTGCGGGTCGCCAACGCAATCGAGAGCAAGCCAGAGAGCAAGCCATGACCGATACGATCTTCGTGACCGGCCTGTCGATCCATGCCCGCCATGGCGTGATGGATCACGAGACCGAAGTCGGCCAGCGTTTCGTCATCGATCTCGAGCTCTACACCGACCTGTCGGAACCGTCGCGAAGCGACCGGCTCGCCGATACGGTATCCTATGCCGAGGTCGTGGCGACCACGACGGCGGCCTTCAAGAACACCAACTACAAGCTTTTGGAGCGCGCGGCCGGCGCGGTCGCCGATGCCATCCTGTCGCACTTCCCGCGCATCCGCGCCGTGAAGATCACGGTGCACAAGCCGCATGCGCCGATCGCAGCGATCTTCGACGACGTCGGCATCATGCTGACCCGCTCGCGGCACCCCTGATATGGCAAGCGTGCTGATCGCACTCGGCGGCAATGTCGGCGATGTCCGCACGACATTCGGCAAGGCGATCGCGCATGTCTGCGGCATGGCGCAGGCCGCACTGGTCGCGCGCTCGTCGGACTATGCGACGCCGCCCTGGGGCGACGAGGACCAGGCGCCCTTCATCAATGCCTGCATCGAGATCGAGACCAGCCTCGATCCGCATGCACTGTTGTTCGTGATGCAGAAGGTCGAGCAGAAGTTTGGCCGCACGCGGGACAAGGAGCGGCGCTGGGGGCCGCGTACGCTCGACCTCGACATGATCGCCTATGACAATGTCAGCATGGAAAAGCCGGACCTGACCCTGCCGCATCCGCGCCTGTTCGAGCGCGCCTTCGTGCTGGTGCCGCTGGCCGAGATCGCGCCCGATCGCTTAATATCAGGCCTTCGCGTCCGTGACGGGCTCGCCAGCGTCTCAATGCAAGGCATTGAGCGGCTTCCGGATACCGGTTAACCAAAAACGACCGTTTGCAGGGACGGTCCGCCGTGGCAAATTCGCCTGCGCATAACAAGATGTTCGGGAGCCCCTCGCCGCATGACCTCAGTGACTGACGATCTGCCGCTGGCGGCCGATTTTCCCAAGGCGACGGACGCGGACTGGCGCAAGCTGGTCGACGGTGTGCTGAAAGGCGCGCCGTTCGAGAAGCTGACCGGCAAGACCTATGACGGTGTGAGGATCGAGCCGCTCTATCCGCGTGCCAAGAGCGCTGCGCCGGTGGTGGGACGGCCTGCGGCCGCGCCGTGGCAAATCATGCAGCGGATCGATCATCCGGATGCAGCCGCCGCGAATGCGCAGGCGCTGGTCGATCTCGAGAATGGTGCGACGGGGCTGTCGCTGATATTCGCCGGTGGCAACGGCGCGCATGGCTTCGGCCTGGAACCTTCGGCCGATGCAGTCGCAAAGGTGCTGAAGGACATTCATCTCGATGCCGGCATCGGCATCGAGCTCCAGGTCGGTCCGCAATCGCGGATGGCTGCGATCCATGTCGCGGAATATGTGAAGAGCAAGGGCCTTGATCCCGCCGCCTGCGACATCCGGTTCGGGCTCGATCCGCTCGCGGCCTGTGCGGTGTGGGGACATAGCCCCTACAGCTGGGAGGAGATCGTTCCCGCCGTCACGAGCGGGATCAAGGGACTTGCCACGCTCGGCTTCAAGGGGCCGTTTGCCTCCGCCGACGGACGCGTGATCCACGATGCCGGTGGCTCCGAGGTGCAGGAGCTTGCCTTCGTGCTCGCCTGCGGCGTCGCGTATTTGCGCGCGATCGAGAGCGCCGGCGTTCCGCTGGAGCAGGCGCGGGGCATGGTCTATGCGCGGCTCTCCGCGGATGCAGACCAGTTCCTGACCATGGCGAAGTTTCGCGCGCTGCGGCTGCTCTGGGCGCGCATCGAGACCGCGAGCGGGCTGACGCCGAAGCCGCTGTTCATCGCCGCCGATACCGCCTGGCGCATGCTGACGCAGCGCGACCCCTATGTGAACATGCTGCGCGCGACCATGGCGACGTTCGCGGCGGGGCTCGCCGGCGCCAACGCGGTCACCGTGCTGCCGCATACGCTGGCGCTCGGTCTGCCCGATCCCTTTGCGCGGCGCGTGGCGCGCAACACGCAAGCCCTGCTGCTGGAAGAGAGCAACCTCGCCAAGGTCTCGGATCCCGCGGCGGGCTCCGGCGGCATCGAGACGCTGACCGCGCAGCTGTGCGGGGCGGCCTGGACGCTATTCCAGGAGAGCGAGACAGCCGGCGGCGCCTTCGCCGCGCTCCAGCAGGGCCTGTTCCAGAGCAAGGTCGCGGCCGCGCGAAAGGCGCGCGACGCCAACATCGCCAAGCGCCGCGACGTGCTGACCGGCGCCAGCGAGTTTCCGAACCTGCATGAGAGTGCGGCGTCGGTGCTCACGGCTGTGCCGATCGCGCTCGCCTCGTATGGCGAGGCCAAATACAAATTCGATGCGCTCACCCCGATCCGGCTGGCGCAACCGTTCGAGACGCTACGCGACAAATCCGATGCAGTGTTGAAGGCGCGCGGCGCGCGGCCAAAGGTGTTTTTGGCCAATCTCGGCACGCCCGCCGATTTCACTGCGCGCGCAACCTTTGCAAAGAGCTTCTTCGAGACCGGCGGCATCGAGGCCGTCGACAGCGAGGGTTTTGCCGATCCAGCCAGGCTGGCCGCCGCCTTCAAGACCTCCGGCGCGGAACTCGCCTGCCTCTGCTCCAGCGACAAGGTCTATGCCGCTACTGCTGAAGCGGCCGCGCAGGCCCTGCAAAGTGCCGGGGCGCGACATATCTATCTGGCAGGCCGCCCGGCCGAGGCCGAGGCGGCCCTCCGTGCAGCCGGCGTCACGGGCTTTGTCTTCGCCGGGAGCGATGCGCTTGCAACCTTGCAGGACGCCTACCTGCGGATGGAGCAGACATGACCGAGGCCAGCAAACCCGTTCTCACCGGCGGCTGCCAATGCGGCGCGGTGCGCTTTGCGATTTCGGCAGCACCGAACAAGGTGTCGATCTGCCACTGCCGGATGTGCCAGAAGGCGAGCGGCGCGCCGTTCGCTTCCTTCGCCGAGATCGAGAAGGGTGACTTCGCCTGGACCAAGGGCGCGCCATCGGCGTTCCAATCCTCGTCGATCGCGATGCGCGACTTTTGTGTCGCCTGCGGCACGCCGCTGAGCTTCCGCCGCATCGACGGCCCGCGCATCGAGATCATGACCGGCGCCTTCGACCGCCCGGACCGGCTGGTGCCAACGCGCCAGTACGGAACCGAGTCACGCCTCGGCTGGGTGGTCGGCGTCGCCAATCTGCCGAGCCAGACCACGCAGCAGAATTACGGGCCGGACAAGATGGCGACCATCGTCAGTCATCAGCATCCGGATCATGATTGAGGGTCGACGCATCGAGACTGCGACTATGGTAGGCTATTGAGATGCTGCGGGTGCTGGGAAAAATAGTGCTGGGCTTGATCGACTGGAAGGCGAATGTCGGAAACCTGTTCGCGCAGGCGCTGTGGGGCGGCACTGGTGCGATAACTAAAAACCGGTCGGATGATCCCGCATACAAGAAGAATTTGCAGCGGCTGATCGAGCATCACCGCAGGTTTGAGGAATCCAAGGAATGAGCCGCATTCCCAATTTCGCCGATGTCGCCTTTGAGCGGACCGCGACCGCCGCGCCAGCCGGCAGCGCGGAGCCGTGGCTGACGCCCGAAGGCATTCTGGTGAAGCCCGCCTATGGCGAGGCCGATCTGGCCGGGCTCGATTTCCTCGAGACCTATCCGGGCATCGCGCCCTATCTGCGCGGTCCCTACCTGACCATGTATGTCAACCAGCCCTGGACAGTGCGGCAATATGCCGGCTTCTCCACGGCGGAGGATTCCAACGCGTTCTACCGCCGCAACCTCGCGGCTGGGCAGAAGGGCCTCTCGGTCGCCTTCGACCTCGCCACCCATCGCGGCTATGACAGTGATCATCCGCGCGTCGGCGGCGATGTCGGCATGGCCGGTGTGGCCATCGATTCCATCTACGACATGCGAACGCTGTTTGCGGGCATCCCGCTCGACCAGATGAGCGTGTCCATGACCATGAACGGCGCGGTGCTGCCGATCCTCGCGCTTTATGTTGCGGCTGCGGGCGAACAGGGCGTGGCGCCGGAGAAGCTGTCAGGCACCATTCAGAACGACATTCTGAAAGAGTTCATGGTGCGCAACACCTACATCTATCCGCCCGCGCCCTCGATGCGGATCATCTCGGACATCTTCGCGTTCACCTCGCAAAAGATGCCGAAATACAATTCGATTTCCATTTCCGGCTACCACATGCAGGAGGCCGGCGCGACGCAGGACCTCGAGCTTGCCTATACGCTCGCCGACGGCGTCGAATATCTCCGTGCCGGCCTTGCCGCAGGCCTCGACGTCGACCGCTTCGCGCCGCGGCTGTCGTTCTTCTGGGCGATCGGAATGAACTTCTTCATGGAAGTCGCCAAGCTGCGCGCTGCGCGCCTCTTGTGGGCGAAGTTGCTGAAGCCTTTCAACCCGAAGGACCCGCGCTCGCTCTCGCTGCGCACGCATTCCCAGACCTCGGGCTGGTCGCTGACTGCGCAGGACGTCTTCAACAACGTGATGCGCACCACGGTCGAGGCGATGGCGGCGACCCAAGGCCACACCCAGTCGCTGCACACCAACGCGCTCGACGAGGCCCTGGCGCTGCCGACCGATTTCTCGGCGCGCATCGCCCGCAACACCCAGCTGTTCCTCCAGCAGGAGAGTGGCACCACCCGCATCATCGATCCCTGGGGCGGCTCCTATTATGTCGAGCGGCTCACGCGCGACCTCGCCGCAAAGGCCTGGAGCCACATCCAGGAAGTCGAGGAGCTCGGCGGCATGGCCAAGGCGATCGAGGCCGGCGTGCCAAAACTGCGGATCGAGGAGGCCTCGGCCATGACGCAGGCCCGGATCGATGCCGGCAAGCAGGCGGTGATCGGCGTCAACAAGTACAAGCCGACCGACGAGGCACCGATCGACATCCTGAAGGTCGACAACACCAATGTCCGCCGGCTCCAGATCGACAAGCTGACGCGGCTGAAATCGGAGCGCAGCCAGAAGGACGTCGATGCCGCGCTCGCCGCGCTGACGCGCTCGGCCGGAGAAGGCAACGGCAATCTGCTCGCACTCGCCATCGATGCGGCGCGGGCCAAGGCCACCGTCGGCGAAATCTCTGACGCAATGGAGAAAGTGTTCGGCCGCCATCGCGCCGAAATAAAATCCATCACCGGCGTCTACAAGCGGGAGGCGTCCAGCATGGGCAACCGGGTCGAAAAGGTTCAGGCGCTGATCGACGCCTTCGAGGAGGCGGAAGGCCGCCGCCCGCGCATCCTGGTCGCCAAGATCGGCCAGGACGGCCATGACCGTGGCCAGAAGGTGATCGCGTCGGCGTTTGCCGATATCGGCTTCGACGTCGACATCGGGCCGCTGTTTGCGACCGCCGATGAGGCCGCCCGGCAGGCGGTCGAGAACGACGTCCATATCCTCGGCGTCTCCTCGCTCGCCGCCGCCCACCTCACCGCGGTGCCGGAATTGAAGGCCGCGCTGAAGAAGCAGGGCCGCGAGGACATCATGATCATCGTCGGCGGCGTGGTGCCGCCGCAGGATTACGACGCGCTCTACGCGGCCGGCGCCGAAGCCATCTTCCCGCCCGGCACGGTGATTGCGGACGCGGCCGAGGAGCTGATCCGCAAGCTGAACGCCCGGCTCGGGCATAGCGAGGCGGCGGAGTAATTCCGTCGCAGCCGGGCCCCCTGGTATCAAACCAGCAGGTGCCTTGCCGCGACCAATCTTCACGACCCACATCCATGGATAACGAAGTGACATATCGTGCAAATCCGCGCGCGGCCTTGCTTCTGGGCACCATCGCCATCCTTTCGGCCGTCGCTGCGGTCGCCCTCGCCTCGCCCACCTTCGCCGCCGATCCCAAACCCGACGCCGCCATCAAGAACAGGAACATCGAGGCACGGGTGTTCCTCGACGACAAGATCAAGGCGGATGCGGCGCTGGCGGCGGACTGCCTCGCCGATGGCAGGAAGTGGCTCGACAGGAACGCGGCCGATGCGGCCGCCTCGCGCAAGGAGGATCCGCAGCTCTTCAGGGACGGCGGCTGGGATTTTGAGCGGAAATATTCCATCCGCTCGGTGGTCGCCGACCGCTATGTCAGCCTGCTGCGCAACGACTACATGGACACCCACGGCGCGCATCCCAATTCCGACGTCAACACGATCCTGTGGGACAAGGCCGAGAACAAGCGCATCTCGATCCGTCCGTTCTTCGGCGAAACTGCCGATGGCGGTCCCACCATGAAGGCGATGGTGAAGGCCGTGATCGCCTCGCTCAGAATCGAGAAGAAGAAGCGCGATAGCAGCGAGACCGCGACCGACGAATGGTTCAAGGGCGTGGAGCCGAGCCTGCTCAAGATCGGCGCGGTGACGCTGGCGCCCTCGACCGAAGCGGGCAAAAGCTCCGGCCTCACCTTCCACTATCCGCCCTATGCCGTCGGCCCCTACGCCGAGGGCGAATATGTCGCTTTCGTTCCCTGGGAGACGTTGAAGCCCTACCTCACGGCGGAGGGCGCACGCATCTTCGGCGGCGCGCGGCCGAAGGGCGACGCGGACGAGGCGCGGTAGTCGCCTCGTTGCTCACAGCGTCGCGAGCCTGCCGCTTGCGACATCCGTACAAAGCCGCATAAAATGTTGGCTCGACACCAGCCCGATTCCCGAGGGCACCGCCGGGAACATTGATGTCAGGGATTACGCGCCGCGCTTTTGCGGCCTCTTCTGTGGCTGCGGCCACCTCCGCTCTCCTCATGCCTGCGCGCGCGCAAGCCTATCCGGCGCGGCCGGTGACCCTGATCGTGCCATGGGGGGCGGGTGGCGGCACGGACGCAACCGCGCACATGATCGCGACGCTCCTGGAGAAGGAGCTCGGCCAGCCCTTCAACGTCGTCAACCGCACCGGTGGGTCCGGCGTGGTTGGCCATGCCGAGATCGCCACCGCGCCGCCGGATGGCTACACGATCGGCATGCTGACCGTGGAAATCGCGATGCTGCATTGGCAGGCCGTGACGCATCTGACACCGCGGAATTTCACGCCGCTCGCGTTGATGAACGAAGACCCGCCAGGCATCCAGGTCTCGACTTCATCGCCCTACAAGACAGTGAAGGAGCTCATGGACGCCATCAAGGCGGCCCCGCCAGGACGGTTCACGGCATCGGGCACGGGGCAAGGCGGAATCTGGCATCTCGCGCTCGTCGGCTGGATGCAGGCGATGGGACTGCCGGCGAACCAGGTCGTGTGGTCAGCGTCAAATGGCGCAGCCCCGGCTATGCAGGATCTCGCGGCAGGCAGCCTCGATCTCACCACCTGCTCGGTGCCGGAAGCGCGCGCCACCATCGAGGCCGGCCAGGCGCGAAGCCTCGCGATCATGGCGCCGGCGCGCAATCCGATCTTCCCCGATGTGCCGACCCTGAAAGAGGCGCTCGGCGTCGACTATTCCACCAGCTCATGGCGCGGCATCGGCGCGCCCAGGGGCCTGGCTCCGCAGGTCGCCGCAAGGCTGACCGCGGCCTTGAAGAAGGTGTACGACTCCGCCGCGTTCAGGGATTTCATGACCAGGCGCGGCTTCGGCACCGTGTGGCGCGATGCTGGGCAGTTCGCTAGCTTCATGGACCGGGCTGATGGCCAGATGGGTCAGGCCATGAAGGCAGCCGGTTTTGCCAAGGCTTAACTAGAAAGGCCTGATTTGAGGCCTCATCGCAATGCCCGACCTGCGGCAAGACCCTCTGAGCCAAGGAGCCTCGCCTGTCCCCGCCCGTGTGCGTGGGGCGCTATCGCTGGGCCGGGCGCCGACCTTGTGCTAGTATCCAGCGATGACCGAGGTCGCAGACATTCCGCTCGAGACGATTGTCGGGAAGCTACGAGAGCTTGCGCCCTCCCTGCGGGCTGCAGGTGTTGACCGTCTGTACCTGTTCGGATCCCGCGCGCGCGGCGACGCTCGACCCGACAGCGACCTTGACGTCCTAGTCGAGACGACCTCACGCGAAGAAGCACCTCGGTTCGATTACTTTAAGGCCCTGCACCTGATCGAGGATCATCTCGGTCTTCGGGCACAGATATCTGTGCGGGATTTACTCAAGCCGCGCGTGGCCGAACGGATTGCGGACGACCTGGATGAGGTCTTCTGAATGCCGCCGACCATGGAAGATCGGCTGCGGGATATTCTAGAAGCCATCGCCGACATCGAGAATGTAATGCACGGCTTTACATTCGATCGATTTGTCTCTGGAAGAACCGCACGGCTGGCAATCGAACGGCTTCTCGAAATTATCTGCGAGGCATCAAGATTCATCCCGGATGAGGTCAAGCGAGCCGAGTCGGGAATCGACTGGCGCAGGATGGTCGACTTCGGAAATCTTCTGCGTCATGCCTGTCACACGACGAAGGCCGAGATCGTTTGGGACATCATTCAAACCCACCTTCCACCGTTGAAATCCTGCGCTGAAAGACACATTCGCGTGTCGGGCCGCTAGTGGCTGGACGCGAAATCAATAATGACCAATAGCAAATTCATCGACATCGCATCCCTTGCCCGCGACGTTCGCTCTGGCAGCCGCGCGGCGCTGGCGCGCGCCATCACGCTGGTCGAGAGCCGGCGCAGCGACCACCAGGCGCTGGCGCGCGAGCTGGTGCAGACGTTGTTGCCCGACACCGGCAAGGCGGTTCGCGTCGGCATCACCGGCTCGCCCGGTGTCGGCAAATCCACCACCATCGATGCGCTCGGCACCTATCTGATCGAGCAGGGCCACACGGTCGCAGTGCTCGCGGTCGATCCGTCGTCGGCGCGGAGCGGCGGCTCGATCCTCGGCGACAAGACGCGGATGGCACGGCTGTCGGCATCCGACGAGGCCTTCATCCGGCCCTCACCGTCCTCGGGCACGCTCGGCGGCGTCGCCGCCAAGACGCGCGAGGCGATGCTGCTCTGCGAGGCGGCCGGCTTCGACGTCGTGCTGGTCGAGACCGTCGGCATCGGTCAGTCCGAGACCGCGGTCTGCGACATGACCGATTTCTTCCTGGCGCTGATGCTACCCGGCGGCGGTGACGAGCTGCAAGGCATCAAGAAGGGCCTGGTCGAGCTCGCCGACATGATCGCGATCAACAAGGCCGACGGCGATAATCTCAAGCGCGCCAACATCACTGCCGCCGACTATCGCGGCGCGCTGCATATTCTGGCGCCCCGCTCCGAGCATTGGCATCCGCCGGTCGAGACCTATTCGGCGCTCACCGGCGACGGCATCGCAAAGCTCTGGCAAAAGATCCTCGATCACCGCAAGGCGATGAACGCATCCGGCGAATTCGCCGCGCGGCGGCGTGACCAGCAGGTGAAGTGGATGTGGTCGATACTGGAGCAGCGCATGCTGTCGCGGCTGCGCAGCGAAGCGTCGGTGCGGACCAAGGTCAGGAAGATCGAAACTGAGGTGGCCGACGGCCATCTCACACCGGCGCTCGCGGCCGAGCAAATTCTGGGGTTGCTGCAATGAGCGAAAAACTCCGTATTCTCCTCACAGGCTTCGGGCCCTTTCCTGGCGCGCCCTACAATCCGACCCAGCCGCTGGTGGCGCGGCTAGCGCAACTGCGCCGCCCGGGGCTCGATGATGTCGAGCGCGCGAGCCACATCTTTCCAGTGACCTATGCCGCGGTCGACCGGCAATTGCCGGAGGTGCTCACGAACGTCAGGCCGGATGCGCTCCTGATGTTCGGCCTCGCCGCACGAACGCCCTACCTGCGTATCGAGACCCGCGCGCGCAACGCCGTCACCATGCTCTGGCCCGACGCCGCCAACACCCGTTCAAGCAAGCGCGGTATCGATGGCGACGCGGGTGCGATGATGTTCGGTCCGCACACGGCAAAGCTGCTGCGTGCGGCACGCCTCACCGGCATCGATGCGCGTTCCTCGCGCGATGCCGGCGCCTATCTCTGCAACTACCTCAGCTGGCGCGCAATCGAGAATGTGCGGGCCGGTGGACCGCAGCTCGCGGCGTTCATCCATATTCCCCTGCTGGCCCGCAGCGGCGCCGTGCGGCGCAAGGGTGCACCGCGGATCACGCTGGAGGAGCTGGTGGATGCCGGCGAAGCGATGCTGATGGAGATGGTGCAGTTGGCAAGGAAGGAACGGGTCTCGTAGGGTGGGTAAAGGCGCACTTGCGCCGTGCCCACCGTCTCGCTCTGATCTACGGTCAAATGGTGGGCACGCTCCGCTTTGCCCCCTACGGCCCCTCTGCTGGGTAAACATTTAACCCTACCGCGAACAATCCTCACGTCTACCGCCGCCCTGCGCTACCTAACCGTCGCGGACATCTCCCGCGTCCGCCGGAGGACGCGTCATGAACCTCAATCGCCGTCATCTCATTGGGGCCTCGACCGCGGGCATCGCCGGCGCGCTCGCCATGCCTGTCGATGCCGCGCGCGCGGCGCCGCTGACGTCACTGCTCGGCCGCGATGCGACCCAATATGGCGTGCG is part of the Bradyrhizobium commune genome and harbors:
- a CDS encoding pyroglutamyl-peptidase I — translated: MSEKLRILLTGFGPFPGAPYNPTQPLVARLAQLRRPGLDDVERASHIFPVTYAAVDRQLPEVLTNVRPDALLMFGLAARTPYLRIETRARNAVTMLWPDAANTRSSKRGIDGDAGAMMFGPHTAKLLRAARLTGIDARSSRDAGAYLCNYLSWRAIENVRAGGPQLAAFIHIPLLARSGAVRRKGAPRITLEELVDAGEAMLMEMVQLARKERVS